A region of the Nocardia asteroides genome:
ATCACCGCGTGGGTGACGCGCTGGGTGCGCAGCAGGGTTTCCAATTCCGTTCCGCCGTAGACGTCCGGCGGCGACACCACCAGCCTGCCGCCCGCGCCGTGCGCGGTGAGCAGCTCGAACACCGAGGCGTCGAAGCTGGGGGAGGCCACCTGGAGCGCGCTGGCGGTGTGATCCAACCCGAGCGTCTCCCGTTGCGCGGCGACAAGGTTCGCGATTCCGCGGTGGCTGAGCAGCACGGCCTTCGGTTTGCCGGTGGAGCCGGAGGTGTAGATCAGGTAGGCCGTCTGGTCCAGGTCGATCGGCCCGCCGCGCTCCTCGTCGGTGATCGGCGCTTCGGAGACCGTCATCACCCGCCGGATGGTGTTGAGGTCGTCGAGCAGCAGCCAGTCGATCGTGCCTGGCAGCGTCTCGCCGGTCGCGGTGACCGTCACGCCGATCGGGGCCTTGGAGTCGGTGAGCATGTGCTCGATGCGCTCCACGGGGTAGTTCGGGTCCAGTGGGGCGAACGCCGCGCCGGTCTTGGCCAGCGCCCACACCGCGACCACCGATTCCAGTGAGCGGGTGAGTGCCAGCACGACGAACACCTCGCGCCCGACACCCCGGCGCAGCAGCATCCGGGCGAAGCGATTGGACCAGGCGTCGAGTTCGCCGTAGGACATGGTGAGTTCACCGGCGGTGATCGCGATCGCGTCCGGATCGATCCGCGCGCCCGCGGTGAGCAGCTCGGGCATGGTGGCCTGCGGCACCGACTCCGGGCCGCGCACCGGCACGAGCGCGGCGCGTTCGGCCTCGTCGCAGTACTGCAGTTGCGAGACCAGCGCGTGGGGGCTGTCCGCCAGCTGGGTGAGCAACCGGACGAACCGATCCAGCAGCGGCAGGGCCGCTTCCCGCGGAAGTTGGTCGGCCATGTACTTCAGCGTGATCCGCAGCGTGTCCTGACCGTTGTCGCCGCGCAGCGGGATCACCATGAGATTCAACGGGTACGGCGTCGCGTCGGTGCCTTCCACGTCGAGCACCCGCATGCCCGCGATGTCCAGCGCCTGCGACAGCGCCTCGCGATCGATCGGATAGGACTCGAAAACGGTCAGCGTGTCGAACAGTTCGGCCAGCCCCACCGCTTGGTGGATGGCGGCCAGTCCCACGTGCTGGTGGTCCAGCAGCCGCACCTGCTCGGACTGCAGGCGCGCGAGGAGGTCGGTGACCTTCTCCGACGGATCCAGCCGCACCCGCACCGGCAGCGTGTTGATGAACAGGCCGACCATCTCCTCGACTCCGGCCAGTTCCGGCGGCCGTCCCGAGACGGTGCCGCCGAACACCACGTCGGTGCGACCGGTGAGCATGGCCAGCAGCATCGCCCACGCGGCCTGCACCAAGGTGTTCACCGTGGCGCCCGCTTCCCGGCCCGTGGTCTCCAGCCCGGCGACGGTGGCGCGGGACAGGTCGACGGAGATCATCCCGGTCTCGGTCGATTCGATTCCGGCGAGGGTGGGCACCGCGCGGGTCGGCGTGTCGATGCCGGCCAGCGAATCGGTCCATGCCGCGAGGGATTCGCTGTCGTCCCTGCTCGCCAGCCAGGTCAGGAACTCGCGATAGGAATGCGCCTGCGGCAGGGCCGTGGTGTCGCCGTCGGTGACGTAGAGGGTGAGCAGTTCGCGCACGAGCAGCGGCGTCGACCAGCCGTCCAGCACCAAGTGGTGATTGGTCAGCACGAAGCGGTAGGTGTCGGGTGCGATCCGGATGAGCGTGCAGCGCAGCAGCGGGGGATGGGTGAGCTCGAACCGGGTGCGCGCGTCCAGCGCGATCAGCCGGTCCAGCTCCCTGGCGCGCTCGTCCTCGTCGGCCATGCCGGTGAGATCCGCTTCCCGCCACTCGATCTCGGCGTCGGCCAGAACCAGCTGGCGCGGGCCGTCCTCGGTCTCGACGAAGGCGACGCGCAGGTTCTCGTGGCGGGTCACCAAAGCCTGTGCGGCGCGACGCAACCGGGCCGCGTCGACGGTGCCCGCCAGGGTGAGCAGCGACTGCACCGTGTAACCGTCCGCGGTGTCGGAGTCGTAGAGCGCGTGGAAGAGCAGACCGTATTGCAGCGGCGAAAGCGGCCACACGTCGGCGAGGTTCGGGTAGTCGCGCTCCCAGGCATCGATCTGCGCCTGGGTGACGGTGACCAGGTCGAAGTCCGACGGTGTGCGTCCGCCCGCGCTCGCGGACCCGGCGTGCCCGGCGAGCGCGGCCAGCGCCTGCCCCCACAGCGCGGCGAGCTCGCCGAGGTCGGCCTCGTCGAACAGCCGTGCGGCGTAGGCCCAGGTCACTTCCAGGCCCGCGTCGGTGAGCACGGCGTTGATGTCCACCGCGGCGGCCAGCGGCGCGCGGTCGTCCTGGGTCGCGGCGAACCGGCGCGGCAGCCACGGCTGCGCGTCGCCGCCGGTGGACGCGCGACCGAGGTAGTTGAAGCTGATCTGGGGGGTGGGCGCGTCCGCGAGCGCCGCCGCGGTCTCCGGGACCAGGTAGCGCAGCATGCCGAACCCGATGCCCTTGTCCGGCAGGGCGCGCAGCTGTTCCTTGGTCGCCTTGATCGCCGCGCCCGCCGCGGGGCCGCCCGCGAACGCCTCCGCCACGTCGATGCCGGTCAGATCGATCGCGACCGGGTAGACGCTGGTGAACCAGCCCACCGTGCGCGCCACGTCGGCGCCGGGCAGGATGGTCTCCTCGCGGCCGTGGCCCTCCAGCGTGAACAGCGCCGAGGTGCGCCCTCGCCAACGGGCCAGCGCCAGCACGAGCCCTGCCAGCAGCACGTCGTCGGCGCCGCAGTGGAAACGGTCCGGCGCGGTGGTGAGCACGGTCCGCGCGATGTCCGGCGCAACGAGGGTCGTCAGATTCGCCATCGAGCCCACCACATCGCGGGCGGGGTCCATCGGCGCCGAGCCGAGCGCGGGGTCGGGCGTGGCCAGAACGCGTTGCCACATCGGCAATTCCGCGGTGCGCGTGGCCGCGTGCTCGCGCTGTCCGTGGGCCCAGCGCCGGAACGAGGTACCGACCGGCGCGAGCTCGGCGCCCAGCGCGGCGGTGGCCAGATCCGGCAGCAGGATGCGCCAGGAGATGCCGTCGGTGACGAGATGGTGCAGCACCAGCCACAGCAGCGGCGCGGCGCCGGCGCGCTCGATCCACACGAAGCGCGCGACCACGCCCGCCTCCGGGTCGAGCAGGTCGGCGGCGCGCTGCAACGCACCCTCGCAGGTCGCCTCGAGATCCGTCTCCGCGGTCACGACGTCGAGCAGGGGGCCCGCGTGCACCGCACCGCGTTCGGCGACCACCCAGTTCCAGCCGTCGCTCGTGCGGCGCAGCGTCGAGCGCAGCACGTCGTGCCGGTCCAGCAGCGCCTGGAGCGCGGCGACCAGACTCGCGCGCTCGATGCCGGTGGGCAGATCGATCAGCACGGCCTGGGCGAACCGCTGCCACGTGTCGCCGTGCTCGAGCATCGCGTGCACGATCGGCGTCGGCTCCACCTCGCCCACCCCGCCGCCGGGCAGCTCGTGCACCACCCCGGTCGGTACTTCGGCGGCCACCGCGGCGAGCGCGGCGACGGTCTTGCGCTCGAAGACATCGCGCGCGCTGAGCCCGAGCCCTGCCGCCTTCGCCCGCGACACCAGCTGGATCGAGACGATGCTGTCGCCGCCGAGTGCGAAGAAGCTCTCGTCGACACCTACCGATTCCAGCCCGAGCACCTCCGCGAACAACGCGGCGAGGAGCTCCTCGCGTGGCGTGGACGGCGGCCTGGTCGTGCTCGTGCGCGCACCGAACTCCGGTGCGGGCAGCGCCTTGCGGTCCACCTTGCCAAGCGGTGTGAGCGGGAGGCTGTCGAGCACCATGACCACCGAGGGCACCATGTAGGCCGGGAGTGTTTCGCCCGCAGCGGCTTTCAGGGCCTCCGGATGCAACTCCGCGCCCGGCTTCGGCAGCACGTACGACACGAGCGCGGTCGCGCCCGAACCGGTTTCGACGCCGAGGGTGAGCGCGAAGTCGACGTCGGGATGCCGCTGCAGGGCGGCGTCGATCTCGCCGAGCTCGATGCGGAAGCCGCGCACCTTGACCTGGAAATCGCTGCGCCCCTGGTACTCCAGTTCGGCACGACCGTCGTGCTCGACCCAGCGCACCAGGTCTCCGGTGCGATACATGCGCTCGCCGGTCGCGTAGGGGTTGGCGACGAATCGGTCGGCGGTGAGCCCGTTGCGCCGGTGATAGCCGCGGGCCACACCGGGACCGGCGAGGTAGAGTTCGCCGGTCGTACCCGGCGGCAGCGGCCGCAGCCACGGGTCGAGGACGACGGCCGACACCTCGCGGGCCAGACCGCCGATGGTGATCGGGCTGTCGGGTGTCAGCGGGGCGCTGAGGGTCACGGTGACGGTGGTCTCGGTGGGGCCGTAGCCGTTCAGCAAGGTCCGGCCCGACCATTTCGCGACCAGCTCGGGCGGGCAGGCGTCGCCGCCGACGATCACGGTGCGCAGGTCGGGCAGCGTGGCCGGGTCGAGCGATCCGACGACGGCCGGGGTCACGTTGAGATGGGTCACGCGGTGGGCGCGCAGCACCTGAGCCAGCTCCGCGCCCGCGTACGCCGACGGCGGCACAACGGCCAGCGTCGCGCCCGCCGCGAGCGTGACCAGAATCTCCTCGACGGAGATGTCGAAACTCGGTGATACAGCATGGGCGACAACCGAATTCGCGTCGATGCCGAAACCGGCGCCGGAACTCGCCACCAGGTTGGCCAGGCCGCGATGCGGGACGAGCACGCCTTTGGGGAGTCCGGTGGAGCCGGAGGTATAGATGACGTACGCGACCTGGTCGGGGCGCAGCGCGGCGGTGCGCTCGGCGTCGGTCAGCGGTGCGGCGTCCTGCTCGCCCAACGCCCGCTCGGTGCCCTCGTCATCGAGGATCAGCCAGGACACCCGATCCGACAACGACTTTCGCGCCGACGCCGTCGTCACCCCGGCGACGACTCCGCTGTCGCCGACCATGTGCTCGATCCGGTCGGCCGGATAGGTCGGGTCGATCGGCACGAACGCCGCGCCGGTCTTGGCCACCGCGATCGTCGCCAGGACCGACTGGATCGACCGCGGAATCGAGATCGCCACGGTGTGTTCGGGGCCGGCGCCCGCGGCGATCAGCACCCGCGCCAGCCGGTTGGTGTAGTCGTCCAGCCCGCGGTAGGTCAGCGCGGTCTCGCCTTCGACGAGCGCGGTCGCCAGCGGATCCCGGGCCGCGCCCTCGGCGAGGATGTCCGGCAGCGTCCGCGCCGCGACGCCCACGGGGCCGCGCGCGGGGGCGAAGTCCGCGCGCTCGTCGGCCGACAGCACCGGGACGGTCGCCAACGGCGCGTCCGGTCCCGCGGCGAGGAAGCGGTGCAGGAAGGACAGGAACCGGCGGTGCTGCCCGGTCAGCTCGGCGTCGGTGTAGAGGTTGCCGTTGGCCTGGAAGTCGACATGCGTGCTCTCGCCGCCGACGCCCGGATACAGGTTGACGAACAGGTCATCGATCAAACCGGAGGTCAGCACGTGCAGCCGGCCGGTGACCTGGCCGAGCTGAATCCTGGTGTCGACCATCATCAGGTTCACCGAGGGGCCGAAAGACGCGGCCTCGTCCATCGGCCAGCCGAGGTCGCGGAAGATGTCTTCCTGCCGGTAGCGCTGGCGCCGCAGCGCACCCGTCAACTCGCCCTGGGCGGCGCGGATGACGTCGCCCACCGTCGTGGAGGGCGTCAGGCGCAGCCGCAGCGGAACGACGTTGGCGATCATGCCGCCGGAACGCCGCAGCGTGGCGGTGGTGCGCGCGGACACGGGAAGGCTGAGCACGACCTCGGGTGCGCCGGTCATCGCCGACAGGTACGCGCCGAACGCGGCGACCACGGTCGGCGCGACGCCGGAGGACACCTGCTCGGCGACGTCAGCCAGCAGTCGGGCGGTGTCGGCGGGCAGCGCGCCCGCGACCCGCCTCGGATGCCCGTCCACGCCCGCGGTGCGACCGGCCAGGTTCACCGGATCGGCCATGCCGTCCAGATGTGCCAGCCAGTGCTCGCGGTCGGCGACGAACCGCTCCGAACTGCGGTAGGCCAGGTCCGCGTCGACAATCTTGCGCAGGTCCTCCGCCTTCGCCGGCGGCGCTGCACGGCCCTCCACGGCGGCGTTGTAGAGCTCTCCGGTGCGCTGCACCATGGTCAGCGCGCCCATACCGTCCAGCACGATGTGGTGGATCCGGGAATACCAGAACCAGCGTTCCGCTCCGACGCGCAGCATGGCGATGCGCACCAGGCGGTCGCGGGTCAGTTCCAACGGCGCCTCGTACTCGGCGCGCATCCAGGTGTGCGCGGCCGCCTCGGGGTCGGGTTCGGAGCGGAAGTCGAACGTTTCCAGGCTGTCGTCGAGGGTGGGGTCGACGAATTGGAACGGGTGCCCCTCCACTTCGACGAGACGGAGGTAGCCGGTGCCGAACTCGCGCCCGGCCTGCTGCGCCGAACGCGCGAGCAGGTCGAGGTCGATCGGTCCGTTCAGTTCGACGTACTGGGCGATGGAGATCGGAGTGTCACCGGCGACGTGCTGGGCGAACCAGATGCCGCGCTGTGCCGCCGACAAGGCGAAGGCCCCGTCGGGAAGAACCGTGTCCGTATTTTTCGCCGAAAGGGAAGGCTGTTGCATGACGTGTCCTACGTTCAGACCGCGGTCGGACTACCCGGCGATGACCGCCCGTAGCCGCCGCGGTTGCGGTAGTACCTGCCGCCGCACAGCTCGCGGCAAGTCAATTCTGAACCGGCGCGGTCGGCGCTGCGGGGGTATTGCGCACACTGCGCGACCCGAACATCGCTGTTCGGGTCGCGTGGGGAGGGATATGCCCGGTCAGGCGGATGCGGGAAGAAGGTCCAGGTCGGCGGTGCCCAGCGGGGCGGAAGAACTGGTGAGGTAGCGCTGGAGGGTGGAGCGCTCGTCCAGCACCAGCCAGGTGATCGCGCCGGCCTGGTCGGGCCGCTGATCCTTGGTGGTGACGCCCACCGGGGTGCCGAGCGCGAAGGAGCCGTCTTCGGTCACGGGGATGGTCACTGCGCCGATCTTGGTGGCGGCCCGCTCGGCCACGACGGACTCGATGGGCTGGTCGATCGCCACCGCGATGCGGGTGCCGGGGCCCGCGCCGATGCCGAGCAGCAGGCGGGCGAGGCGGTTGGACCAGCGATCCAGTTCGGCGTAGGTGAGGTCGCAATCGGCGGTGGACACCACGACCGCCTGCGGATCGACCTCGGCGACGGGCTCGGCCAGCGGCAGGACGTAGAGGTTGTCGGCGAGCGAATCGGTCAGCGTGTGCATTTCGTGTCCTCGAGTGTCGATTGGGAGGTTGTTCTGCGTACCTCTTAATCTCGTCCTCGAGCGGCCCTTCCGACAGCAACCCCAGCGCTGGTCCGGGCACTCCCAGGGTGGGCGAAATCCCACCCAAGGGTGTGGCGCTCAGTCGGTCACGTAGCCGTTGAGCGTGTTGCGCAGATCGGTGAGCAGGGCGCGGGCGGCGGTGAGGCCCTCGCCGTGCCAGACGCTGTCCTCCACGGCGAACACCCGGCGGTCGGTGGCGGCGCCGAGTTCCTTCCATTCGTCGGTGCGCAGCACCGCTTCACCGTGCTCCTTGCCCTCCCGGCCCGCGAGGATCACGTAGATCACGTCGCCTTCCACCTTCGTGGCGAACTCGCCCCCGCGCACGTCGAACGAGGCGCCGCGCTGGGCGGCGGGCCGCT
Encoded here:
- a CDS encoding amino acid adenylation domain-containing protein; the encoded protein is MQQPSLSAKNTDTVLPDGAFALSAAQRGIWFAQHVAGDTPISIAQYVELNGPIDLDLLARSAQQAGREFGTGYLRLVEVEGHPFQFVDPTLDDSLETFDFRSEPDPEAAAHTWMRAEYEAPLELTRDRLVRIAMLRVGAERWFWYSRIHHIVLDGMGALTMVQRTGELYNAAVEGRAAPPAKAEDLRKIVDADLAYRSSERFVADREHWLAHLDGMADPVNLAGRTAGVDGHPRRVAGALPADTARLLADVAEQVSSGVAPTVVAAFGAYLSAMTGAPEVVLSLPVSARTTATLRRSGGMIANVVPLRLRLTPSTTVGDVIRAAQGELTGALRRQRYRQEDIFRDLGWPMDEAASFGPSVNLMMVDTRIQLGQVTGRLHVLTSGLIDDLFVNLYPGVGGESTHVDFQANGNLYTDAELTGQHRRFLSFLHRFLAAGPDAPLATVPVLSADERADFAPARGPVGVAARTLPDILAEGAARDPLATALVEGETALTYRGLDDYTNRLARVLIAAGAGPEHTVAISIPRSIQSVLATIAVAKTGAAFVPIDPTYPADRIEHMVGDSGVVAGVTTASARKSLSDRVSWLILDDEGTERALGEQDAAPLTDAERTAALRPDQVAYVIYTSGSTGLPKGVLVPHRGLANLVASSGAGFGIDANSVVAHAVSPSFDISVEEILVTLAAGATLAVVPPSAYAGAELAQVLRAHRVTHLNVTPAVVGSLDPATLPDLRTVIVGGDACPPELVAKWSGRTLLNGYGPTETTVTVTLSAPLTPDSPITIGGLAREVSAVVLDPWLRPLPPGTTGELYLAGPGVARGYHRRNGLTADRFVANPYATGERMYRTGDLVRWVEHDGRAELEYQGRSDFQVKVRGFRIELGEIDAALQRHPDVDFALTLGVETGSGATALVSYVLPKPGAELHPEALKAAAGETLPAYMVPSVVMVLDSLPLTPLGKVDRKALPAPEFGARTSTTRPPSTPREELLAALFAEVLGLESVGVDESFFALGGDSIVSIQLVSRAKAAGLGLSARDVFERKTVAALAAVAAEVPTGVVHELPGGGVGEVEPTPIVHAMLEHGDTWQRFAQAVLIDLPTGIERASLVAALQALLDRHDVLRSTLRRTSDGWNWVVAERGAVHAGPLLDVVTAETDLEATCEGALQRAADLLDPEAGVVARFVWIERAGAAPLLWLVLHHLVTDGISWRILLPDLATAALGAELAPVGTSFRRWAHGQREHAATRTAELPMWQRVLATPDPALGSAPMDPARDVVGSMANLTTLVAPDIARTVLTTAPDRFHCGADDVLLAGLVLALARWRGRTSALFTLEGHGREETILPGADVARTVGWFTSVYPVAIDLTGIDVAEAFAGGPAAGAAIKATKEQLRALPDKGIGFGMLRYLVPETAAALADAPTPQISFNYLGRASTGGDAQPWLPRRFAATQDDRAPLAAAVDINAVLTDAGLEVTWAYAARLFDEADLGELAALWGQALAALAGHAGSASAGGRTPSDFDLVTVTQAQIDAWERDYPNLADVWPLSPLQYGLLFHALYDSDTADGYTVQSLLTLAGTVDAARLRRAAQALVTRHENLRVAFVETEDGPRQLVLADAEIEWREADLTGMADEDERARELDRLIALDARTRFELTHPPLLRCTLIRIAPDTYRFVLTNHHLVLDGWSTPLLVRELLTLYVTDGDTTALPQAHSYREFLTWLASRDDSESLAAWTDSLAGIDTPTRAVPTLAGIESTETGMISVDLSRATVAGLETTGREAGATVNTLVQAAWAMLLAMLTGRTDVVFGGTVSGRPPELAGVEEMVGLFINTLPVRVRLDPSEKVTDLLARLQSEQVRLLDHQHVGLAAIHQAVGLAELFDTLTVFESYPIDREALSQALDIAGMRVLDVEGTDATPYPLNLMVIPLRGDNGQDTLRITLKYMADQLPREAALPLLDRFVRLLTQLADSPHALVSQLQYCDEAERAALVPVRGPESVPQATMPELLTAGARIDPDAIAITAGELTMSYGELDAWSNRFARMLLRRGVGREVFVVLALTRSLESVVAVWALAKTGAAFAPLDPNYPVERIEHMLTDSKAPIGVTVTATGETLPGTIDWLLLDDLNTIRRVMTVSEAPITDEERGGPIDLDQTAYLIYTSGSTGKPKAVLLSHRGIANLVAAQRETLGLDHTASALQVASPSFDASVFELLTAHGAGGRLVVSPPDVYGGTELETLLRTQRVTHAVITPSALATMEPAGLEHLRVLAVAGEAATPELIERWAPGRRMVNLYGPTEFSIWATGPGELVSGEPITIGGPIRGSATVVLDTWLRPVPVGVPGELYLAGPALARGYFNRFEMTASRFVADPFGEPGGRMYRTGDMVRWVDNGNGYELEYLGRSDFQVKIRGLRIELGEIDAVLSRDDEVEYAVTIGRTGPAGTTVLVSYVLPVEGVRLDVERLRAQVAAELPGYMVPGYLVVLDTIPLTPVGKLDRKALPVPDFSESHRPYLAPRTPVEEAVAAVFGEVLERERVGVDQSFFELGGNSLSATKVVARVNAALGSRIALREVFDAPTVAQLSARVIPATGDAPGRFALAPRIRPDRVPLSPAQQRMWVLNRMDPASAAYNIAVALRLTGELDVDALRAALVDVVDRHESLRTLYPADAEGPRQVVVGADVAVPDMPVVGTGDGAALRARITELAGTGFDLATQPPLRVSLFRLHGGPEPSVSAAPVSSGHSTGAAPVSSGPSAGTAPVASGHTASPGEIAAATSAVHVVVLVVHHISADGASMAPLAADLVAAYSERAGGGHAIRVPLPVQYADFALWHREVLGDEADPQSLAADQIRFWRETLAGAPEVLELPSDRPRPAVQTMHSADHGFTVDTETHRALVDFAAAHNVSPFMVVHAALAVLLARLGGTDDVVIGTPVAGRGEEALDQLVGMFVNTLALRTPVDTAAGFVAFLDAVRSADLDAFANADVPFERLVQVLDPPRSTAHHPLFQVSLSLQNFVEPVLELPGLRFEVEDFDRNASQFDLTLDLRERFADSGPAGIDAVLTYATDLFDSATMAAFANRWRRVLAAVLARPEVRIADIDLLDDGERATLVPVRGPESTGTTTLARLLAETAHRYPQRPALVVGGYTTTYREIDAHANRLARVLREEGAGPETVVALGLPRSAELLTGVWAAAKAGAAFLPVDPKHPVDRIDHMLTDSGATLGLTLAAFRPMLPDSTNWLVLDDLALVERWSAASSRPLDERKLPSPIRLDNAAWMIYTSGSTGTPKGVTVSHRGIADFVAAQQKLLELDEHSRVLQVASPSFDASLFEALMAFGSGGASVVAPPEVFGGSELAELIAAEQVTHLVITPSALATLDPAELAGVRVLASVGEAVSAELVERWATGRTMVNLYGPTEFTIWATGSTPMELGLPVSIGTPVHGAAALVLDDRLRPVPVGVAGELYLAGPALARGYHARPSLTAARFHANPFGAAGERMYRTGDLVRWIRGEAGLELEYLGRTDFQVKVRGQRIELGEIDAVLGRAEGVDFALTLGVPGPTGATALAAYLVHAPGVELDVAKVRAFAADILPGYMVPSAFVVLDEIPRNAVGKLDRKALPEPEFTTDRTEYRAPSTPTEQQLAGIFGELLGVAEVGADDSFFSLGGDSILAIQLVSRAKQQGINCTPLQVFEHRTVAALAAAVDAAGTTVTLEELPGGGVGELPAPPIVHYMLERGGNYDRFAQTAVLELPVGIERSQIVAVLTAAVDRHDILRARLLADAEDGPRIVVGAPGSVDVDALVHRIEFDAIEPIELHEFAMTELDAAADRLDPANGTVLQFIWLDPVGAAGTRTGAGRLIVLAHHLVIDGVSWRILVPDLVAAWAQVSVGNSPVLAETGTSMRRWAHALAEEARSEHRGAELAYWHDVLDGPDPLIGGRELDPELDRTGTLRMVEREASEEVTAALLTTLPGLFQGSVNDALLATLALALVRWRQSDPSALLRLEGHGRQEEVVPGADLSRTIGWFTSMYPVHLDLAGIDIEDALAGGPALGRAIRAVKHQLLAVPDKGIGFGLLRYLNPETARQLPRRLPGRVGFNYLGRYSTGDIPAGLEGLGWLPAEDLGDVHVTEDPGVPLQAAIDVNAVVIGDRLRASFGFPSSLLGRDEVAELADLWIDTLHAAARFAQSAAARIAAEEEAAATARPAVPAAGGLGLDVVLPIRLGGSQPALFCIHPSSGMSWTYLGFADALAPGRPIYGLQAPDLSGNEPPARSIEEFAERYVREIRTLQPEGPYHLLGWSFGGLIAHAAAVKLKAEGAEVGVVALLDADTSDIDGHSIERLTAGSFVHSFGAVFGIHDVPADATAQQAADLIRERLGGVSLIDAPTLERMAGSYNAAARTRTGYRRPVFDGDIVYFSATVGTSDIFGPDGWRPYVTGEIINHDIDVTHDEMTAPQALPIIARALDAHLGGRG
- a CDS encoding AMP-binding protein, giving the protein MHTLTDSLADNLYVLPLAEPVAEVDPQAVVVSTADCDLTYAELDRWSNRLARLLLGIGAGPGTRIAVAIDQPIESVVAERAATKIGAVTIPVTEDGSFALGTPVGVTTKDQRPDQAGAITWLVLDERSTLQRYLTSSSAPLGTADLDLLPASA